The Burkholderia ambifaria AMMD genome contains the following window.
CGAGGCGCTGTGGCGCGACGATTTCGTCGTATTCGCGATCGGCTGCTCGTTCTCGTTCGAGGACATGCTCGCGCGTGAAGGCATCGCGCTGCGCCATATCGAAGAGGGTCGCAACGTGCCGATGTACCGCACGTCGATCCCGAACCGCCGCGCGGGAATCTTCGGCGGCCAGCTGGTCGTGTCGATGCGGCCGCTGCGCGGCGCGGACGCGATCCGCGCGGTGCAGATCACGAGCCGGTTCCCGGGCGTGCACGGTGCGCCGGTCCATATCGGCCATCCGCTTGAGTTGGGCATCGCCGATCTCGGCACGCCCGATTTCGGCGACGCGGTGACGGTGCGCGACGGCGAGCTGCCGGTGTTCTGGGCGTGCGGCGTGACGCCGCAAACCGCGCTGATGGAAGCGAAGCTGCCGCTCGCGATCGCGCATACGCCCGGCTACATGCTGATGACCGACATCACGAACGCGTCGCTGGCCGTGTTCTGACCGGTCGGCACCCGCGGCCTGTACGGCCGCCGGTCCGGCCCCGCCGCGGCGGCAGACGATTCGCCCGCCCGGCCTCAGCGCGCAGCCGCGGCTGATGAATCGCGACGCACACACGACACGCGCACCACACGCACCACACGCACCACAAGCCCGGCATTGACCGCACATTTCGACAGGAGCTTCACCATGGAAAGCAAGATCCTCGCGGCGCCCGCCGCCGACCCCGCGGGCCCCGCGCGCAACGGCCTGTTCGGATGGTATGCGGACGCGCAGCCGCGCGAGCGCCGCGCGTTCTGGAGCTGCAAGGTCGGCTACATGCTCGACGGGATGGACACGCAGATGCTGTCGTTCGTGATCCCGACGCTCGTCGCGACGTGGGGCATCTCGCTCGCGGAT
Protein-coding sequences here:
- a CDS encoding putative hydro-lyase, with product MTPSEFRQSVRSGAFRQPTAGQCGPFAQANLAILPNAYAHDFLRFCQANPKACPLLGVGEPGAFRLDVLGEDLDIRTDVPSYNVYRDGRLTERVESLEALWRDDFVVFAIGCSFSFEDMLAREGIALRHIEEGRNVPMYRTSIPNRRAGIFGGQLVVSMRPLRGADAIRAVQITSRFPGVHGAPVHIGHPLELGIADLGTPDFGDAVTVRDGELPVFWACGVTPQTALMEAKLPLAIAHTPGYMLMTDITNASLAVF